The Vicia villosa cultivar HV-30 ecotype Madison, WI linkage group LG1, Vvil1.0, whole genome shotgun sequence genome includes a region encoding these proteins:
- the LOC131622631 gene encoding zingipain-2-like, whose translation MKFLIAFCIMILACAYTAMSRTLYESSVVEKHQQWMMKHGRTYTDSVEMEKRLQIFKENLDYIEKFNNAGNKSYKLGLNPYSDLTSEEFIASYTGIKIPNQLSSSKLGSSAILFDVNDDVPTNFDWREQGAVTDVKNQGSCGCCWAFSAVAAVEGITKIKTGNLISLSEQQLLDCDQQSHGCGGGYMDNAFQSIIQTNGIASEADYPYQEVQQTCQINDQMTTAAKITSFVDVPANDEQQLLQAVTQQPISVGIDVGSEFQSYKEGVYSGTCGTPFNHAVTAVGYGVTEDGIKYWLIKNQWGKDWGEGGYMRVLRENGDPRGQCGIAAHASYPSI comes from the exons ATGAAGTTTCTTATTGCTTTTTGTATCATGATCTTGGCATGTGCTTACACAGCCATGTCTCGCACACTCTATGAATCATCTGTTGTCGAAAAACATCAGCAATGGATGATGAAACACGGACGCACATACACAGATAGTGTCGAAATGGAAAAACGCTTACAAATATTTAAAGAGAATTTGGATTACATAGAAAAATTTAACAATGCTGGTAACAAGAGTTACAAGCTTGGTCTAAATCCGTATTCTGATTTGACTAGTGAAGAGTTTATTGCTTCATATACTGGAATTAAGATTCCAAATCAACTTTCTTCCTCCAAGTTGGGGTCAAGTGCAATACTGTTCGATGTTAATGATGATGTTCCTACAAATTTTGATTGGAGAGAACAAGGAGCTGTCACTGATGTTAAGAACCAAGGCAGTTGTG GATGTTGTTGGGCATTTTCAGCTGTGGCTGCTGTAGAAGGTATTACGAAAATCAAAACTGGTAACTTGATCTCACTATCGGAGCAACAATTGCTTGACTGTGATCAACAAAGCCATGGGTGTGGTGGGGGTTATATGGATAATGCCTTCCAATCTATAATACAAACCAATGGTATCGCTAGTGAAGCTGATTATCCATATCAAGAAGTTCAACAAACCTGCCAAATAAATGATCAGATGACAACCGCAGCTAAAATAACTAGTTTTGTAGATGTACCAGCTAATGATGAACAACAACTATTACAAGCTGTAACACAACAACCAATATCAGTTGGGATCGATGTTGGTAGTGAATTTCAGTCATACAAGGAAGGGGTGTATTCAGGAACATGTGGAACgcccttcaaccatgcagttacAGCGGTTGGTTATGGAGTAACGGAAGATGGAATAAAGTATTGGTTGATTAAGAATCAATGGGGTAAAGATTGGGGTGAAGGAGGGTACATGAGGGTGTTGAGGGAAAATGGTGACCCTAGAGGTCAATGTGGCATTGCTGCACATGCTTCTTATCCCAGTATATAG